A part of Primulina eburnea isolate SZY01 chromosome 10, ASM2296580v1, whole genome shotgun sequence genomic DNA contains:
- the LOC140803742 gene encoding peroxidase 72-like, translated as MVKSINFFVVWSLLALVPDLCFSLNILGTGYLYPQFYDRSCPRAQQIVKSIVAKAVAKEARMAASLLRLHFHDCFVKGCDASILLDSAGRMVSEKRSNPNRNSARGFEVIDEIKSALEKECPHTVSCADIMALAARDSTVFTGGPSWEVPLGRRDSLGASLSGSNNNIPAPNNTFQTILTKFKLKGLDIVDLVALSGSHSIGNARCVSFRQRLYNQTGNSLPDPTLDQSYASQLRARCPKSGGDQNLFFLDFATPTKFDNSYFKNLLSSKGLLSSDQILVTKNQVSLELVKKYAVINELFFEQFAKSMVKMGNISPLTGSRGEIRKHCRKINS; from the exons ATGGTTAAATCTATCAACTTTTTTGTTGTATGGTCTCTGCTAGCTCTTGTGCCAGATTTATGCTTCTCCCTCAACATCCTCGGTACTGGTTACTTATATCCACAGTTCTATGATCGATCATGCCCCAGGGCCCAACAAATTGTCAAGTCTATCGTTGCAAAGGCTGTTGCAAAAGAAGCTCGTATGGCTGCTTCGCTTCTAAGGCTTCATTTTCATGACTGTTTTGTTAAG GGATGTGATGCATCCATACTTTTGGACAGCGCCGGGAGAATGGTCAGTGAGAAGAGGTCAAATCCTAACAGGAACTCAGCTCGTGGATTCGAAGTGATTGATGAGATAAAATCAGCACTTGAGAAAGAGTGCCCTCATACTGTTTCCTGTGCGGATATTATGGCTCTTGCTGCTAGGGACTCCACTGTTTTT ACTGGTGGACCTAGTTGGGAGGTTCCATTGGGAAGAAGGGATTCTCTGGGTGCCAGTTTAAGTGGCTCGAATAACAATATTCCCGCTCCTAACAACACATTTCAAACCATTCTCACTAAATTTAAGCTAAAAGGGCTGGATATTGTTGATCTTGTGGCATTATCAG GTAGCCACAGCATTGGAAACGCAAGGTGCGTCAGCTTCAGGCAAAGGCTGTACAATCAAACAGGAAACTCACTACCTGATCCCACCCTGGATCAGTCCTACGCATCACAGTTGCGTGCAAGGTGTCCTAAATCGGGTGGCGATCAGAATCTGTTTTTCCTGGATTTTGCCACCCCAACAAAGTTTGACAACTCGTACTTCAAGAACTTACTGAGTTCTAAGGGACTGTTGAGTTCTGACCAAATACTGGTTACCAAGAATCAAGTATCATTGGAGCTGGTGAAGAAATATGCGGTGATCAACGAGCTTTTCTTCGAGCAATTCGCAAAGTCCATGGTTAAGATGGGAAATATTTCTCCATTGACAGGTTCCAGAGGAGAAATCAGGAAGCACTGCAGGAAAATCAACAGCTAG